A single window of Halobacillus naozhouensis DNA harbors:
- a CDS encoding WecB/TagA/CpsF family glycosyltransferase, translating into MKEKFLGVNVSSHSYNQLKEKIMLDIEQKKQSFIVAINPEKILRAQQDAELRRLLNGATYQIPDGVGVLLASKIKGGDISQRVTGIDMLLTLCEQATIHDKSVFLYGAKPGVAEKAKESLIRKYPNLKIAGVLDGYVKDQGYIKQQINAAKPDILFVALGSPRQEHWIVENMKDLDVRIFQGVGGSFDVLSGKVKRAPAIFQRFGIEWLYRLIIEPWRIKRQIKLPMFLFKVWEGRK; encoded by the coding sequence ATGAAGGAGAAGTTTCTAGGAGTTAACGTAAGCAGCCATTCTTATAACCAACTAAAAGAAAAGATTATGTTGGACATTGAACAAAAGAAACAATCTTTTATCGTAGCGATTAATCCCGAAAAGATTCTTAGAGCTCAACAAGATGCAGAATTGCGGCGCTTACTAAATGGGGCAACATACCAGATACCTGACGGTGTAGGTGTTCTCCTGGCTTCAAAGATCAAAGGAGGAGACATTTCACAGCGAGTAACGGGGATAGATATGCTGCTTACATTATGTGAACAGGCAACCATCCATGATAAATCTGTTTTTCTTTATGGGGCTAAGCCAGGGGTGGCTGAAAAAGCGAAAGAAAGCCTAATCAGGAAATATCCTAATTTAAAAATAGCTGGTGTGTTGGATGGATATGTAAAGGATCAAGGATATATCAAGCAGCAAATCAATGCAGCTAAACCTGACATCCTATTTGTGGCACTAGGAAGTCCAAGACAAGAACACTGGATTGTTGAGAACATGAAAGACCTTGATGTGCGAATTTTTCAGGGGGTAGGCGGTTCGTTTGATGTATTGTCAGGTAAAGTGAAGCGTGCTCCAGCTATTTTTCAACGATTTGGAATTGAGTGGTTGTATCGTTTGATCATTGAGCCGTGGAGAATCAAGAGACAGATTAAGCTGCCTATGTTTTTATTCAAAGTTTGGGAAGGCAGGAAATAA
- the tagD gene encoding glycerol-3-phosphate cytidylyltransferase translates to MKKVITYGTFDLLHWGHINLLKRAAELGDYLIVAISSDGFNAIKNKEAYHSFENRKMILEAIRYVDEVIPEDNWEQKVNDVQDHDIDIFVMGDDWKGKFDHLKEYCEVIYLPRTVGISTSKIKDDLLDVENG, encoded by the coding sequence GTGAAAAAAGTTATAACTTATGGAACATTTGATTTGTTGCATTGGGGACATATAAATTTATTGAAACGAGCAGCAGAATTAGGGGATTATTTGATTGTAGCGATTTCCTCGGATGGGTTTAATGCTATTAAAAATAAAGAAGCTTATCACAGTTTCGAAAACCGCAAAATGATTTTAGAAGCCATTCGTTATGTTGATGAAGTCATCCCTGAAGATAATTGGGAGCAAAAAGTTAATGACGTTCAGGATCATGACATTGATATCTTTGTCATGGGAGATGACTGGAAAGGTAAATTTGATCATTTGAAGGAATACTGTGAGGTCATTTATCTTCCACGTACTGTAGGGATTTCAACGTCTAAAATAAAAGACGACTTGCTTGATGTGGAAAATGGTTAG
- a CDS encoding CDP-glycerol glycerophosphotransferase family protein: protein MLTVRILFEVFKMSPQQRKTVFVSSFGDNILHTVEALKKQYSGNIVILKDVGCRYSYREDSQTSVLSFDMKKPYAFILSIYHLATCEKVFVDNYFGFLAAANFRDNVECIQLWHASGAVKRFGLKDPSIHNRTKRANERFRKVYSKFDHVVVGSEKMADIFKESFGLSDTQILRTGVPRTDYYFKEEDNEDIKARMERKHPRIKGKKVILYAPTFRDNKLTDPDIQLNLKLMYENLQEDYVLLMRLHPAIRTKFMNSFPNFIIDVSTGEKINELLMITDLLITDYSSIPYEFSLLNKPMIFYSYDLEDYSRARGFWDDYHSMVPGPVAYTSEEIIEIILNEPYNMNVVNQFSLDWNQYSKGQSSQQLIQAIYGDVAEKEEALFEQR from the coding sequence TTGCTTACAGTAAGAATTTTATTTGAAGTGTTTAAAATGAGTCCCCAACAGAGGAAAACGGTGTTTGTTTCTTCTTTTGGGGATAATATTTTGCACACTGTTGAAGCCTTAAAGAAACAGTACAGTGGAAATATAGTCATTTTAAAGGACGTAGGTTGTCGTTATAGTTATAGAGAAGACTCCCAAACCTCCGTTCTTTCCTTTGACATGAAGAAACCTTATGCTTTTATACTATCAATCTATCATCTAGCTACTTGTGAAAAAGTGTTTGTCGATAATTATTTTGGGTTCTTAGCTGCTGCTAATTTTCGTGATAACGTAGAGTGCATACAACTTTGGCATGCCTCTGGAGCTGTAAAAAGGTTCGGGCTTAAGGATCCTTCAATCCACAACAGGACAAAACGGGCCAACGAGCGTTTTCGTAAGGTGTATAGTAAATTTGATCATGTTGTCGTGGGATCTGAAAAAATGGCGGATATATTTAAGGAAAGTTTCGGGCTTTCCGACACTCAAATCTTGAGAACAGGTGTACCCCGAACCGATTACTATTTTAAAGAAGAGGATAACGAAGATATCAAGGCTAGGATGGAGAGAAAACATCCTAGAATTAAAGGTAAAAAGGTTATTTTATATGCCCCAACTTTTCGGGACAATAAGTTAACCGATCCAGATATTCAATTAAATTTAAAATTAATGTATGAGAATTTACAGGAAGACTATGTACTTCTTATGCGTCTTCATCCGGCAATTAGGACAAAGTTCATGAACTCTTTTCCTAACTTTATCATTGATGTCTCGACAGGTGAGAAAATTAATGAACTATTAATGATTACGGATTTATTAATAACCGATTATTCTTCAATTCCTTATGAATTTTCGTTATTGAATAAACCGATGATTTTCTATTCGTATGACCTTGAGGATTATTCGAGGGCACGAGGATTTTGGGATGACTATCATTCGATGGTTCCTGGCCCTGTTGCTTATACAAGTGAAGAAATTATCGAGATTATTCTGAATGAGCCGTACAATATGAATGTTGTCAACCAGTTTTCTCTAGATTGGAATCAATATTCAAAAGGACAATCCAGCCAGCAACTCATCCAAGCTATTTATGGGGATGTAGCAGAGAAAGAAGAAGCTTTATTCGAACAAAGATAG